AATTGTAGATTTATATGCCGAGCTTCACGGACTTTCATTAAATCCAAAAGATTATAAGGATGAGCCATTTCCTGTAGTGCTGGCTGCTCCAACGGGCAGAGCCGCGAAACGGATGAATGAAGCAACAGAGCTTCCCGCGGTGACCATTCACAGACTGTTAGGCTGGAACGGGAGTGAAGCATTTCAATATGATGAAGAGCAAAAGATAGAGGGAAGACTGTTAATCATTGATGAAATGTCGATGGTGGATACATGGCTTGCTCACCAGCTCTTCAAAGCTCTCCCAGATGACATTCAAGTCATTCTTGTCGGTGATGAAGATCAATTGCCGTCAGTAGGACCAGGACAAGTGCTGAGGGATTTGCTTGATTCAAAGAAAATCCCGACAGTCCGCCTTACAGACATTTACCGGCAAGAAGATGGATCCTCTATTGTCGACTTGGCCCATTTGATAAAAAATGGCGAAGTCCCTCTTAATCTGACTGAGCAAAAAAAAGACAGATCGTTCATCCCATGCAGACCGCTGCAGATGGGTGAGGTTGTTCAGCAAATTGTTCAAAATGCTTTAAAGAAGGGATTTACCAAAAAGGATATTCAAGTTCTTGCGCCGATGTATAAAGGACCTGCCGGAATTGATGCACTCAATACATTACTCCAGGAAGTCATGAATCCAAATCCGGACAAGTCACGCAAGGAAGTCACTTTTGGTGATAAAATATATCGAATCGGCGATAAAGTATTGCAGCTTGTTAATCGTCCCGAGGACCAAATCTTTAATGGCGATATCGGAGAAATCATTTCAATTATCCGTTCTGAGGAGAGTCAGACCGAAGAAAAGCAAGACCAGCTGATTGTGTCGTTTGACGGAATAGAAGTCTATTATCCGAAAGCCCAATGGAATGAGATTACCCTGGCTTATTGCTGTTCAATCCATAAATCACAAGGAAGCGAATTCCCGATTGTCATTCTGCCGATCGTAAAAAGCTACTATCGGATGCTTCGCAGAAATTTACTTTATACTGCCGTTACAAGAAGCAAGCAATTTCTGATTCTATGCGGAGAGCCAGAAGCTTTTAAAATGGGTGTTATAAGACAGGATGACCGGAAAAGACAAACCTCTCTCGCTGAAAACCTGCTGGAACAGGGTCAATCCAATGCTGAACCCTTATTCCTAACGGAAGAGGCGTTATTTAAAGTTGATCCGATGATAGGGATGGAAAACCTCTCTCCTTATGATTTCCTCACTGCAAAATAAGGAATGCTCCCACTAGTGCGGGAGTATTTTTTTGTTTAGTGACCAGCCGGTAATTTACTCTTTACAGCAAGCGCTTTCAATTATTAGCGGGCATTTCATTACAATACGGGCCAAACGTATACAAAACGCCAAAAATGGGAATACTAAGCAACGACTTTTAAAACAATCTTGTTGAATACTAGATAGGTAAGGAGTGCCAATAGTGCTTAAGTGCCCGAATTGTCAAAGCAAGGATATAGGTAAAATTGGAGTAAATCAGTACTATTGCTGGAACTGCTTCATTGAAATGACGGTATCTAAAGGAGTTATCAATACGCATCAAGTAGAAGAAGACGGTTCATTATCATCTTTAGACGATTTGTTTGATGAACAGGATCGGCAATTCAGTATGTAGCCCATTCGTCCGCCTGATAGATTTCAGCGGACGTTTTATATTGGGGGACACATCACCCTATGTATATTCTTTCTCCTTTCATTGAAGACTAACAGTGAGGGGGTATGTCCATGGATATAAAAATCAAGTGGTTGTATAGGCTGGGGATTATCTTACTCACGTTTATATTAATTTATATTTTTTTATTAATTAGAAGCATCTGGCTTCCGCTCTTACAAATTGTTTTCACGGTTTTAACTCCGTTTGTCATTAGTGCATTTATTTCATACCTTCTTTATCCAACCGTAGAAAAATTACATAAACAAGGCCTCCATCGAGGGCTGTCGATTTTTATCATATATGTTCTATTTTTCGGGTCAGTAGGATATGGAATTTATAAAGGCGTCCCTCTATTTGTTCATCAATTAAAGGATTTTGTTGAAAATGCTCCTTATTTTGCCCATCAATATCGAGAGATTGTTCACACATTGGAGCGGGAAACTTCTGCTTTGCCTGCAGAAATAAAGGCCAGGATAAGTGAAGGTATTGTTATGGCCGAGCTGCTATTAGACCGTCTTTTGGATAAAACGGTGGATATTCTAATAAAAATCGGAAATTCCTTGTTTGTGATTATACTTATACCGTTTATTTCTTTCTATATGTTAAAAGATATTGAGAAAATAAAGGAGACATTCTGGAAGTTAACCCCCTATAAATGGAGAAATGAAGGAAAACAATTTTTATATGATATTGATGAATCGCTGGGACACTACATAAGAGGGCAGTTTACCGTTTGTTTAGCAATGGGACTTATCTCGTTTACACTCTTTTGGATGATTGGGTTAAAATATCCTCTCCTGCTCGGGATATTCGTTGGTGTAACCAATATTATTCCTTACTTTGGTCCGATTATCGGGGCAATCCCTTCTGTGATTATTGCGGCAACGATGTCAATTAAGTTAGTGATTTACAGTCTCATTATCATCCTGGTGCTGCAATTTTTAGAAGGAAACATTCTATCGCCTTACATAGTTGGAAAGAGCCTTCATATGCATCCCTTATTAATCATTGCTGCATTGCTTGCTGGCGGTGAGATAGGAGGCATCATCGGACTCCTTATTGCAGTGCCATTGCTTGCAATCGTAAAGGTGACTCTTTTCCATATCAAGCTTAGGTTTATTGATAAAGTCAGAATCTGAGAAACGTTGACAAATCTATTTACTGTCCACTATAATTTGCGTATACATTTGGATATAGAAAAACAAAGAAGGAACCAAGTACGTTACAGACCATCTGCATGCTTTTATACAAGGCAGGGAAGAGAGGAATCTCCACAGGCTGAAAGGGATTCTAGATGAAGGGTAACCGAAGCTATTCCAGAGTGCAGCTAAAACCTGCCGTTTGCCGCGTTAAGGTATGGAGTGATGAGGAGAATAATTGTCCTCATAACCAGGGTGGTACCGCGAGTTAGCTCTCGTCCCTGTTACAGGGATTGAGGGCTTTTTATTTTGGAGAAAAATATAAACAGGAGGATGAAAAAATGAAGTATATTTCTGGAAATGACATTAGAAAAATGTTTCTCGATTTTTTTGCTGAAAAGGGACATCGGGTGGAACCGAGCGCATCTTTAATTCCGCATGAAGATCCTTCTTTGCTTTGGATTAACAGCGGCGTAGCTACCTTGAAGAAATATTTTGATGGAAGGGTAATTCCTGATAATCCGCGTATTACCAATGCACAAAAATCAATCCGGACCAACGATATTGAGAATGTTGGAAAAACAGCACGTCACCATACTTTCTTCGAAATGCTCGGAAACTTTTCAATTGGCGAGTATTTTAAAGAGGAAGCGATTGATTGGGCTTGGGAGTTTTTAACCAGTCCAAAATGGATTGGGTTTGAACCGGAAAAACTTTCGGTGACGATTCATCCAGAAGATAACGAAGCTTTTGAACTTTGGAACAAGAAAATTGGAATCCCGAAAGAAAGAATTATTCGCTTAGAAGGCAACTTCTGGGATATTGGTGAAGGCCCAAGCGGTCCGAACACAGAAATATTTTATGACAGAGGGCCTCAATATGGCGATGACCCGAATGATCCTGAGCTCTACCCGGGCGGTGAAAATGATCGCTATTTAGAAGTTTGGAATCTAGTATTTTCTCAATTCAACCATAATCCGGATGGAACCTATACACCCCTTCCAAAGAAAAACATCGATACTGGGATGGGGTTAGAAAGGATGACATCTGTTGTTCAAAATACACCAACCAATTTTGAAACTGATTTGTTTATGCCGATCATTCAAGCAACTGAAGAAATAGCAAATATTGAATACGGCAAAAATGAGGAACAGACGGTTGGATTTAAAGTGATTGCCGACCATATTCGAACCGTTTCATTTGCTGTTGGCGACGGTGCTTTGCCTTCCAATGAAGGGCGAGGTTATGTCTTGCGCCGTTTGCTCAGAAGAGCAGTCCGTTATGGAAAGGTGCTTGGTATTGATGAGCCGTTCTTATATAAACTGGTACCAGTAGTCGGTTCGATTATGGAGAGCTTCTATCCGGAAGTCAATCAAAAGCAAGAGTTTATCCAGCAAGTGATTCGTACAGAAGAAGAAAGATTCCATGAAACCTTAAATGAGGGAATCAGCCATATTAGCGATATTATCGAGCGTCTAAAAGATAAAGGCGAAGCTATGATCCCAGGGACAGATGTATTTAAGCTATATGATACGTATGGTTTTCCAGTTGAATTAACAGCTGAGTATGCCGAGGAAGCTGGGTTAAAAATTGACATTGAAGGCTTTGAAGCAGAAATGGAACAGCAGCGTGCACGTGCAAGAGCAGCTAGACAAGATGTTGGCTCTATGCAGGTCCAAGGCGGTGTATTATCAGAGCTAAAAATGGATAGCGAGTTCGTCGGATATGAAACGCTTGAAACTGAAAGTAATATCGAAGCGATTATTGTAAATGGAGAACTCGTAAAAGAGGTTTCAGAAGGAAAAGAAGCATATCTGATTTTAAATAAAACTCCTTTCTATGCAGAAAGCGGGGGGCAAATTGGCGATAAAGGTGTAATACAGTCTCCAAGTGTAAGGGTGGAAGTTTTAGATGTGCAAAAGGCACCAAACGGACAAAACCTGCACCGTGTGAAAATCGTTTCTGGCGAGCTTACTGAAGGCATGGAAGTAGCAGCAAAAGTGAACCATGAATCGAGAAAAGATATCATAAAAAATCACACGGCTACCCATCTGTTGCATCAAGCATTAAAAGATGTATTGGGAAGCCATGTAAACCAAGCCGGATCACTTGTAGAGCCAACGAGATTACGATTTGACTTCTCTCATTTCGGCCAAATCTCTGAAGAAGAACTCGACAAAATCGAGGAAATCGTTAATGAAAAGATTTGGGAGAGCATTGATGTTAAAGTTTTCCATAAATCAATAAATGAAGCAAAAGAAATGGGAGCTATGGCTTTATTCGGCGAAAAATACGGAGACATCGTCCGTGTTGTCCAAGTCGGTGATTACAGCCTGGAATTATGTGGCGGCTGCCATGTAACGAATACTTCGGCTATCGGATTGTTTAAAGTTGTTTCTGAAGGCGGAATTGGAGCAGGGACCCGCAGAATTGAAGCAGTAACAGGAAAAGCAGCATACAAGCGTCTCAATGAACAAATCCAAATCTTACATGAAACAAGTCAGCTATTAAAAGTACAGCCCAAAGATGTCGTCGCAAAAATACAAGGTCTTCAGGCTGATTTGAAAGAATTAGAACGAGAAAACGAATCATTAAAAGCTAAAATTGGTCATATTGAAGCTGGCGGCTTACTGGATTCTGTAAAGGATATAAATGGAGTAAAACTCATTGCCAAAAAAATAGCAGGTTCAGATATGAATCAGCTTCGTAATATGGTTGATGATTTAAAAGAAAAACTGGGCTCAGGTGTTATTCTTTTAGGAACAGCTAGTGATGATAAAGTTCAATTAATAGCAGGAGTAACGAAAGACCTTGTCGAAAAAGGCTACCATGCAGGAAAATTAATAAAAGAAGCTGCTGCGATTTGTGGCGGTGGAGGCGGAGGCCGTCCCGATATGGCTCAAGCTGGCGGAAAAAATCCAGAAAAACTGGATGAAGCAATCCACTTTGCAGAAGAATGGGTAAAATCCGTTTGATTCCTTCTGGAAGTAGTGTAAAATGAAGGTAACTTCTGGATAGGTCAATCTTTCCAAAGGGAGAAGAATGTTTCTCCCTTAGAAAGTAGAAGGTAGATAGGTTCTTACTGGTAGAGGGGTCTCGATTACGGTCAATGCTTAGCCAGTGAGTCCGGGAAAAGTCCGTCTGAAGAAAGATGAGGTGCTAGTCTTTGAGCTCTTTTGATAAAACGATGCAATTTAACTTTCCGGAAGAACCTGTGGAACACGATGTCAAGGAGGTTCTGCTTCATGTTTATGAAGCATTACAAGAAAAGGGATATAACCCGATTAATCAGATTGTAGGCTATTTGCTTTCGGGTGACCCAGCCTATATCCCGAGACATAAAGATGCTCGGAATATCATACGGAAGCTTGAAAGAGATGATATTATTGAAGAATTAGTCAAATCGTATTTAAAGGACGAACGTGAGGGTTAATATGCGCATTCTAGGGTTAGACGTAGGTTCAAAGACAGTTGGTGTCGCTGTCAGTGATGAGCTTGGGTGGACGGCCCAAGGGCTTGAAACGATATCTATTGACGAGGAAGCTGGTGAATTCGGCTTCGATCGATTGGACAAGCTAATGAAGGAATATGACGTCACCAAAGTGGTTGTGGGCCTTCCCAAAAATATGAACGGTACGATTGGCCCAAGAGGAGAAGCAAGCCAAGTCTATGCCAGTAAAATTGAAAAAAGATACGGTATCCCGGTTGTATTATGGGATGAGCGCCTGACAACGATGGCAGCTGAACGCGTTCTTTTAGAAGCTGACGTCAGCCGAAAAAAGCGGAAAAAAGTGATTGATAAAATGGCAGCCCATTTTATCCTGCAAAGCTATTTAAATAGTCAATAATAGGAGGGATTCGAATGGATCACGGAGAAGAAAAGCACATTACAGTATATGATGAAGAGGGTAATGAACAACTTTGTGAGGTATTGTTTACCTTTGAATCAGAAGAATTCGGCAAGTCATATGTTCTATATTATCCAGTTGGCGCAGATGAGGGCGAAGATGATGAGGAAGAAATTGAGATTATGGCCTCAAGTTTTACTCCTGGCGAAGAAGGCGGAGAGCTGCAGCCGATTGAAACCGATGAAGAATGGGATATGATTGAAGAAATGCTAGAGACATTTCTGGCAGAAGAAGAGGAATAAGATAGGGTTTTATAGTAAGACCTCAAACTTGAGGTCTTACTTTTTTCTATGGGGATCATTTTAAAATAACGGAAATTAATATAGCATAGGGCGGTAATGCTTGACAGATAATAGATGACTTGTAAAATACTAATGAAGCGGGTCTTTTTTCATACTTTAAGAAAGTATAAAATTTTTGCTGCGAAGTAGATTCGACCTAGTGAAAATTTTAAAGGAATTAAGTACGACAGGCAGGAAGCCTTAGTCAAGCTATACATCAGGACGTGGCGTTTCGAGCTTGATAAGTGCAACTAGGCTATCGCCTAAAGGCTTTGTTCTAGCCAAGTTTTCATATAGACCGCTTTGATAAGGGGAAAAAGAATCGGAAAAAATAGTGGATAAATAGCTCAGTAAGTGGGTGAAAAACAATGAAGAGCACAGATGAGAAACAAAATAATAAAGAAAACATGAAAGAAAAAATGCTGGAAAAACAACGTGAAGCGAAAACGGTAAGGAGAATCGTTTTTATTATTACGGTTACTCTGTTCTTATTTTTAGGCGGAGCCGGTTTAGGCGGCATTCTCTATGTAAGTTCCGCACTAAAACCTGTAGATCCCGAGAGCAGAGAATATAAAAATATTGAAATACCTATTGGGTCTAGTGTTACCTCTATTGCCAATATTTTGGAGGACGGCAATATTATTAAGGATGGGACCATCTTTAAATACT
This genomic window from Bacillus oleivorans contains:
- the recD2 gene encoding SF1B family DNA helicase RecD2 codes for the protein MPVRQESFNLFAETEKYIKGRPIVTIFHNESNLYTVVRIRVEETDEIYDEKEAVVTGYFPRIHEEDTYKFYGVMKEHPKFGLQFHAHRYEKDIPKTKDGVIQYLSSDLFPGIGKKTATSIVEALGENAISKILENPHLLDSVPKLSPEKAKLIHETLKEHQGLEEVMITLSQLGFGPQISMKIYQTYRELTLQIINDNPYKLVEDVEGVGFSKADELGEHMGISGDHPARIKAAILFTLEKSCLQEGHVFLQKDPFLFEVKSLLENNQPKAIDPPVIEAELVKLEEEGKIKLQETRVYMLSLYFAERGIVSNIERLLSQQQYKDQFSESEFLLALGELEDRLGIQYAPTQKTAIQQALTSPMLLLTGGPGTGKTTVIKGIVDLYAELHGLSLNPKDYKDEPFPVVLAAPTGRAAKRMNEATELPAVTIHRLLGWNGSEAFQYDEEQKIEGRLLIIDEMSMVDTWLAHQLFKALPDDIQVILVGDEDQLPSVGPGQVLRDLLDSKKIPTVRLTDIYRQEDGSSIVDLAHLIKNGEVPLNLTEQKKDRSFIPCRPLQMGEVVQQIVQNALKKGFTKKDIQVLAPMYKGPAGIDALNTLLQEVMNPNPDKSRKEVTFGDKIYRIGDKVLQLVNRPEDQIFNGDIGEIISIIRSEESQTEEKQDQLIVSFDGIEVYYPKAQWNEITLAYCCSIHKSQGSEFPIVILPIVKSYYRMLRRNLLYTAVTRSKQFLILCGEPEAFKMGVIRQDDRKRQTSLAENLLEQGQSNAEPLFLTEEALFKVDPMIGMENLSPYDFLTAK
- a CDS encoding AI-2E family transporter, encoding MDIKIKWLYRLGIILLTFILIYIFLLIRSIWLPLLQIVFTVLTPFVISAFISYLLYPTVEKLHKQGLHRGLSIFIIYVLFFGSVGYGIYKGVPLFVHQLKDFVENAPYFAHQYREIVHTLERETSALPAEIKARISEGIVMAELLLDRLLDKTVDILIKIGNSLFVIILIPFISFYMLKDIEKIKETFWKLTPYKWRNEGKQFLYDIDESLGHYIRGQFTVCLAMGLISFTLFWMIGLKYPLLLGIFVGVTNIIPYFGPIIGAIPSVIIAATMSIKLVIYSLIIILVLQFLEGNILSPYIVGKSLHMHPLLIIAALLAGGEIGGIIGLLIAVPLLAIVKVTLFHIKLRFIDKVRI
- the alaS gene encoding alanine--tRNA ligase codes for the protein MKYISGNDIRKMFLDFFAEKGHRVEPSASLIPHEDPSLLWINSGVATLKKYFDGRVIPDNPRITNAQKSIRTNDIENVGKTARHHTFFEMLGNFSIGEYFKEEAIDWAWEFLTSPKWIGFEPEKLSVTIHPEDNEAFELWNKKIGIPKERIIRLEGNFWDIGEGPSGPNTEIFYDRGPQYGDDPNDPELYPGGENDRYLEVWNLVFSQFNHNPDGTYTPLPKKNIDTGMGLERMTSVVQNTPTNFETDLFMPIIQATEEIANIEYGKNEEQTVGFKVIADHIRTVSFAVGDGALPSNEGRGYVLRRLLRRAVRYGKVLGIDEPFLYKLVPVVGSIMESFYPEVNQKQEFIQQVIRTEEERFHETLNEGISHISDIIERLKDKGEAMIPGTDVFKLYDTYGFPVELTAEYAEEAGLKIDIEGFEAEMEQQRARARAARQDVGSMQVQGGVLSELKMDSEFVGYETLETESNIEAIIVNGELVKEVSEGKEAYLILNKTPFYAESGGQIGDKGVIQSPSVRVEVLDVQKAPNGQNLHRVKIVSGELTEGMEVAAKVNHESRKDIIKNHTATHLLHQALKDVLGSHVNQAGSLVEPTRLRFDFSHFGQISEEELDKIEEIVNEKIWESIDVKVFHKSINEAKEMGAMALFGEKYGDIVRVVQVGDYSLELCGGCHVTNTSAIGLFKVVSEGGIGAGTRRIEAVTGKAAYKRLNEQIQILHETSQLLKVQPKDVVAKIQGLQADLKELERENESLKAKIGHIEAGGLLDSVKDINGVKLIAKKIAGSDMNQLRNMVDDLKEKLGSGVILLGTASDDKVQLIAGVTKDLVEKGYHAGKLIKEAAAICGGGGGGRPDMAQAGGKNPEKLDEAIHFAEEWVKSV
- a CDS encoding IreB family regulatory phosphoprotein: MSSFDKTMQFNFPEEPVEHDVKEVLLHVYEALQEKGYNPINQIVGYLLSGDPAYIPRHKDARNIIRKLERDDIIEELVKSYLKDEREG
- the ruvX gene encoding Holliday junction resolvase RuvX; its protein translation is MRILGLDVGSKTVGVAVSDELGWTAQGLETISIDEEAGEFGFDRLDKLMKEYDVTKVVVGLPKNMNGTIGPRGEASQVYASKIEKRYGIPVVLWDERLTTMAAERVLLEADVSRKKRKKVIDKMAAHFILQSYLNSQ
- a CDS encoding DUF1292 domain-containing protein; the encoded protein is MDHGEEKHITVYDEEGNEQLCEVLFTFESEEFGKSYVLYYPVGADEGEDDEEEIEIMASSFTPGEEGGELQPIETDEEWDMIEEMLETFLAEEEE